The Pseudomonadota bacterium sequence ATTGGCCGTCGCTTTCGCTTGGTGCATGTCCGCTTCGGTCGCGAGATTATCGAGGTAGCAACGTTTCGCGGCGACGCTTCTTCGCACGACGACGATGATCGCAAACGGGACAATACCGGCCGCATCTTGCGTGATAATGTCTATGGTGACATCGACGATGACGTTTGGCGCCGCGATTTCACCGTGAATGCGCTGTACTACAATATTGCCGATTTCTCGGTATGGGACTACGTGGGCGGCGCAAAGGATGTCCGCCAAAAACGACTTAAGCTCATCGGTGATCCACTGGTGCGCTACCAGGAAGATCCGGTGCGTATGCTGCGCGCGGTTCGGTTCGCGGCGAAACTCGGGTTTGATATTGCGCCTGGCTCCGAAAAACCGCTCACCGAACTGGGTCACCTGCTCGACAATGTGCCGCCGGCGCGGATTGCCGATGAGGCGATCAAGCTGTTCTTGGGTGGCCATGCGTCCGCAACACTGAAACTACTGCGTCGATACGACCTGTTTCGAGTGCTTTACGATCAGACTGAGCAGTTTTTAACCGATCCGGAGCAGACGGCAGCGGCGGAACAAGCATTGGCCTTGTTTTATGCGGCAACGCGCAACACGGATGAACGCATCGCGGCGGACAAACCGGTCACGCCAGCCTTTCTAATCGCGGTTTTTCTTTGGCCTGTCGTCAACGAAAAGATGCTAGCGCTTCGGGCAGACGGGAAAGGACCGATCCAAAGCGTGATCATGGCGTGCGATGCGGTTGTCAATCAGCAGCAGTCTTCGATGGCTGTAGCTAGGCGCGTGATCTTGCCTGTTAAAGAAATGCTCACCATGCAAATTCGGCTTCGTCATCGACGGGGCGTGCGGGCATTGAGGTTACTCGATCACCCGCGATTCCGAGCGGCCTATGATCTCTTAGTACTTCGCGCCGAAGTGGGGGAAGAACCCCAGGAACTCGCGGACTGGTGGACGCATATCCAGACGCAGTCGGAGGCCAAGCGCAAGGAGCTTGTGGGTATGAATCAAACGGGGCGGCGTAACACCAAAAAATCGTCGCGTCGTCGTCGACCGCGACGTAAGAAAAAGCAGAACGATTGAGAGACGCAGTCTGGCAACCGGTTTTTATCGGCATCGGGAGTAATCTCGATGGTCCACGTGAGCACGTTGCCAAAGCGTTTGTTGAGTTGGGTGAGGTCTCGGCCACCTGTGTGGTGTCACGATCACCGTGTTTCTACTCCGATCCTGTGGGCCCGCCCGGTCAGCCGGACTATGTCAACGCGGTGGTTGGTTTGCTCACGCAGCTTGAACCCGAGGCGCTGCTCGATGCGCTGCATGAGGTTGAGCAGCGTCATGATCGCCGGCGCGATGGCGAACGGTGGGGCGCGCGTACGCTCGATCTGGATATCTTGGCGTTTGGCAACCAAGTAATTCGGTCGGCGCGACTCACCGTGCCGCACCCGGAGCTAAGCCGTCGCGCCTTTGTGCTCGTGCCGTGGCGCGCGATTGCGCCGGATTTTATGGTGCCGGACAACGGTCGTGTGGCGACGCTTGCTCAACAAGTGGATCACGGTACACTTCGGCGTATCAACGACGAGACGCCGCGCGGAGTGGCATGACCAAAGCGATTAGACGTGTCGATGCTAAATACGCATTTTAAGTACATTGCCATTGAAGGTCCAATCGGCGTTGGCAAAACGTCGTTGGCGCGACGGTTGGCGGACACGTATGACTGCGATCTGGTGCTTGAGGAGCCGCAGGATAATCCCTTTCTCGAGCGGTTTTACCAGGACCGGCAGAGCAATGCGTTGGCCACGCAGCTTCACTTTTTGTTTCAACGCTCTCGCCAGTGCCAGCAGATGCGCCAAGCCGATATGTTCGACCCGGTACGCGTGTCCGATTTCATGCTCGACAAGGATCAACTGTTCGCGCAGCTGACCTTAGACAATGAAGAGTACAAGCTGTACGAGTTGGTCTACGAGCGGTTAGCGATCGACGCGCCACAGCCGGATCTTGTGATTTACTTGCAGGCAACCGTCGACACGTTACTCAAGCGAATTGCCACGCGAGGCATCGAGTATGAACAAACGATCGAGTCGACCTATCTACGCGACCTGAGCGATTTGTACACACGCTTTTTTCATCAATACGATCGCGGACCACTGCTGATTGTTAACACCGAGGAGGCCGATTTTGTGAACAGTGATCATGATTACGATCAACTGCTCGAGCAACTTCAAGGCCTCACCAGTGGGCGTCGCTATTTCAACGCGTTTAAGCCCGAATCCTAACTCAGCGACGACACGCTTGACCCACCAGTGGGGAGTTTGTAGCGTAGCGCTGCCCTTATAACGGAAGCTGTCATGTATACCCATCTACAAAGCAAAGCCCGCGAAGAACCGCCGGTGACCTTGAGCACACTTCGGCAGATGAAGGCCGATCGTGAAAAGATCGCCTGCATCACCGCGTATGACGCAAGCTTTGCCACTGTGGTCGACAATGCCGGCGTCGATCTTGTGCTGGTCGGCGACTCGCTTGGCATGGTGATCCAAGGGCACGACACGACGATCCCGGTGAGCATGGACGATATGATTTATCACTGTCAGTCGACGCTGCGTGGACTGTATCGACCGTTTCTGGTGGCGGACTTGCCCTTTATGAGTTACGCCACACCCGATCAGGCCGCCGCGAATTCCGCGCGGCTCATGCAGGAGGGCAAGGCCAGCATGGTCAAGCTGGAGGGTGGTGCACCGCAGCTGCATGTTGTCGAGCATCTGGCCAAGTGCGATATCCCGATTTGCGCGCACATTGGTCTGACGCCGCAGTCGGTTCACAAACTCGGTGGTTTTCGCGTGCAAGGACGAGCAGAAGACGAGGCCGCTGAAATGGTGCAAGCGGCGAAAGATCTGGAGTCAGCGGGTGCCGACATGGTCTTACTTGAGTGTATTCCAAACGAACTGACCGCCCGCATTTATGAGGCGGTGAGTGTGCCCGTCATCGGCATTGGCGCGGGTCCGGATGTCGACGGTCAAATTTTGGTGCTGTACGACGTGCTGGATATCACGCCGGGTCGCAAACCGCGTTTTTCCCATAATTTCTTAGCGGGTAGAGAGTCGGTCAATGCCGCGATCAAGGCGTATGTCGATGACGTCAAATCGGGCGCTTACCCGGCTCCAGAGCATTGTTTTGTCTGATCCGCTCATTGTTCATCACCGCATCGCCGA is a genomic window containing:
- the pcnB gene encoding polynucleotide adenylyltransferase PcnB, whose amino-acid sequence is MSPPAKANKRQPVIIERSDHPVSRSTISEPALKVLYRLKNSGHQAFLVGGAVRDLMLGIQPKDFDVATDATPEEVHSLFRNSRLIGRRFRLVHVRFGREIIEVATFRGDASSHDDDDRKRDNTGRILRDNVYGDIDDDVWRRDFTVNALYYNIADFSVWDYVGGAKDVRQKRLKLIGDPLVRYQEDPVRMLRAVRFAAKLGFDIAPGSEKPLTELGHLLDNVPPARIADEAIKLFLGGHASATLKLLRRYDLFRVLYDQTEQFLTDPEQTAAAEQALALFYAATRNTDERIAADKPVTPAFLIAVFLWPVVNEKMLALRADGKGPIQSVIMACDAVVNQQQSSMAVARRVILPVKEMLTMQIRLRHRRGVRALRLLDHPRFRAAYDLLVLRAEVGEEPQELADWWTHIQTQSEAKRKELVGMNQTGRRNTKKSSRRRRPRRKKKQND
- the folK gene encoding 2-amino-4-hydroxy-6-hydroxymethyldihydropteridine diphosphokinase codes for the protein MRDAVWQPVFIGIGSNLDGPREHVAKAFVELGEVSATCVVSRSPCFYSDPVGPPGQPDYVNAVVGLLTQLEPEALLDALHEVEQRHDRRRDGERWGARTLDLDILAFGNQVIRSARLTVPHPELSRRAFVLVPWRAIAPDFMVPDNGRVATLAQQVDHGTLRRINDETPRGVA
- a CDS encoding deoxynucleoside kinase; translated protein: MLNTHFKYIAIEGPIGVGKTSLARRLADTYDCDLVLEEPQDNPFLERFYQDRQSNALATQLHFLFQRSRQCQQMRQADMFDPVRVSDFMLDKDQLFAQLTLDNEEYKLYELVYERLAIDAPQPDLVIYLQATVDTLLKRIATRGIEYEQTIESTYLRDLSDLYTRFFHQYDRGPLLIVNTEEADFVNSDHDYDQLLEQLQGLTSGRRYFNAFKPES
- the panB gene encoding 3-methyl-2-oxobutanoate hydroxymethyltransferase; this translates as MYTHLQSKAREEPPVTLSTLRQMKADREKIACITAYDASFATVVDNAGVDLVLVGDSLGMVIQGHDTTIPVSMDDMIYHCQSTLRGLYRPFLVADLPFMSYATPDQAAANSARLMQEGKASMVKLEGGAPQLHVVEHLAKCDIPICAHIGLTPQSVHKLGGFRVQGRAEDEAAEMVQAAKDLESAGADMVLLECIPNELTARIYEAVSVPVIGIGAGPDVDGQILVLYDVLDITPGRKPRFSHNFLAGRESVNAAIKAYVDDVKSGAYPAPEHCFV